Within Cucumis melo cultivar AY chromosome 4, USDA_Cmelo_AY_1.0, whole genome shotgun sequence, the genomic segment TGATGAAGAACAAGGCATTGAAACACAACAGAGCACGACAGAAACCCAACCCACAACTACGGCTCTTGTTCGTGTGGCTTGGATGTACGATGTGTTCAACGACTAGCTTGCAATCGGCCTCGATGGCAAGATCAATGGACGATAGATGGGTGGCGGTGAATGACAGTGAGAAGGCTAACGACGGCGACAAGTCCTTGCTTAGCGGCTCAGGTTTGGTGGCTAGAGGTTTTGTCTtaaggaggaagaagatgaattgTAAACACATTTTCCGTCTTataaggaaaaataataataataaaattattttccttttctttttccttattctttttcaaaaacaaatCTCATACCAATCCAATctcttttttatcttctttttctcttctcccaaaaataatatcaattatttttctctccTCAATCACATCCACttttattttcccaaaataatatatatatttccttacataattatattttcataatataattatccaTAACTTCAtaactaaattaattatataatcatatttcactactacaaaaatcggattacttgacgttaagaCAACGTCAATTAAacgtttacttgacatttttaaaagcgtcaagtaatcgactgtcaagtatagtctgattacttgacactaaaaaaccgtcaagtatacgtatacttgacactacaACACCGTATAATCAAGTATAcgtataattaaatttatataattacaTATAATCTCACCAATTTAAATCAACAAATAACATACAACTTAAACCAAATCTTTCATCACTAAAAGTTCCAAATTTCaaatgattaattaaatattttttccaaaaatatctaattgattttaatttctaaaaaatcaaacaattccCAATAATATCTCAAATTATCTCCAATTAACACCTTAATAATTCAAACATAACTAAAATTATTCcaagataattaaaaaattaagaattaccttattttggggcattacatgAATGTTCTCCATAGAGCTTTTGGTTCACAATGGTACCTTCGTAATCACTTATTCAGTAGGGCAAAGTTTGTGTCCGCAATAGGAGTGATACCTAGACCACCTTTCTGTTTAGGGGAAGTAGCAATTTTCCAGCTGACAGGGTTTAATCTCCTTTTATTTGAGCTTTTAAGACACAAGTTATCATAGTTTCCTCTCCAAAGAAAGTTTCTCCAATGCTTTTAAATTTTCTTACAAGAGGTCTTAGCAGCTTTAAAGATAGAGAGTTGATAAGTGGAGAGACTAGCTAAGAAAGAATTGATCATTGTGAATCTGCCACCTTTAGATATGAAAGCATATTTTCAGTTGTTCAACTTTTTATGAACCTTGTCGGTGATATTATCCCAGAAAGAGCAAGTTCTAGGTTTACCACTAAGAGGCATTCCTAAGTAGAAAATTGGAAAAAATTGAATGTTGATACCCTAGCTATTTTCGACTCTATccactacaaaaaaaaaatggaggTCTCCCGACGAACAAAAGCATCGGGAGATATATGAAAAGTTTTTCGACGCATAAATTTGCGTTGGGAACAGCGTTGGGAGAGGCTCTCCCGATGCACAAAATATAGAGTCAGGATTCCTTGTCATCTATCGACACACAAAATAGAGCATCGAGAGATGTCAAGGGATCTTCCGACGCTAAATTTATGGGTCAGGAGatcctctattctttttttttttttttttttttttgcaaaactGAGAACGAGATCTAAACAAACGAATGGAAAAATTAGCAATCAACATTATTGATACATACTTTAAACATAAAGAACAATAAAGAacataaataacaataaaaacaataacaaaatcaacaacaataacaaaaaatttaCACCGAAAGGGAAGACTGAGAACATaaagaacaataataaaaaatcaacacaataaaaacaaaatttacacaatcaacaacaaatccacaacaaaatgaatatagtttaaatattattCATGCAAATCTACAAAACAATCACaagtttaattatatttctaatacctaaaccaaaataaaggaaaaaaaagaatgacTTACCATCGGCGAGGGGCGGCGGACGAATGTGAAGATCGGATGGCGGAGATTGACGACGAAGACTGGATGGTGGATGGCAACGAaaatcttcttcctcttttggaAGTTtgaaatctctctctctctctttctcattTTTTGGTTTCCTTTCAGATCTGTCAAACATTTCTGAAAATGGGTTTTAAAAGAGAACTCTCGACGTCGTTACTCATGGCATCGAgaaaagttaaatatatttaaaaaaattataaacttctcccgACGCCGTTATGTACGGCGTCgaaagaagttaaatatatttaaaaattataaacgtcTCCCGATGTCATACACAACGGTATcaggagaagttaaatatatttaaaaaaattagaaacttCTCTCAACGCCATTCCCAACGAATCATTAATGGCGTCGGGATCTTCGATTACTTCCGACGACATCTCTGATGTCATGCAGGATGTGTTGGGAAAACCTatctgacataattaatgtATGAAAATTTCCGACTGATAGTTCTCAACGCGTGCATGGGGTGTCGGGATAAGTTGTTATTCCCGATGCTATTCGCCCCGACATCGAAAAAAGTTCTTTTGCCCAACGTGTAAAAAGTGGCATCGGGATAAGATGTATGTTCTGACATCGTTTCTTCCGATGCCTTTTTATGCGTCGGAAAAACcttgatttcttgtagtgatcaGTCCTTTCCTTTTCAATATTGACAGGGGATATTGAAGATTTAGATAAGTTTATATTCAGACCTAATGCAACCTCAAAGAGATGTATGGAAAATTGAAGGTTATGCCTCTGTTAAGCTTAATATAATTTTGCCACAAGACTTACCATTGATGAGGATCAAGTACTGCACTGTGGAGATGCCAACTTTAATCCAAGTCCTCCATTTCTGAGAGAAGTTTTTCTTCTCAAGCATGAAATTAATCAATGAATTTTCAACTGATTTTGTCAAAAGATTTTTCAAGATCAATTTTAGTGACAAATCCTcaagttttctattttttccaTAAGTATATAGCCTCATTTGCAACAAGGATTGCATTAGTGATTTGTCTACCATGAACAAAGAACATTTGGTTCTCAGAGATGGTATTTGGGAGGACCGCTTTCAGTCTTATGGATAGAGCTTTGGCTATAATTTTGTATAAGGAGGTGGTGAGATTGATGGGCCTGAAGTTCAAGacatattttcttttctccttcttAGCAATAAATGCAGTGTAGGTCTTATTTGTTATCTTATTGATCTctccaattaaaaaaaaaaaaaaaaaaatcctagaACACTTCCAATAGATCGGTCTTGGAAATGTTccaaaattgttttaaaaaatctaaGGTAAAGCAATCAGGATCAGAAGCTTTGTTGCCTTCAAAGGAGAATATAGAGTTTTTGATGTCTTCTTCATTGAAAGGAGCAATGAGTAGCTTTGAAGAGATGTTGTCAATAGGCTTACATTCAAGATTATCAATGAGACAAATGATTTGTAGCTTAGTAGCATAGATTGAGTTGAAGTGATCAACAAAGGCTTTCTGAATTCCTTCATTTGTATTGTGATTGATGTTCTGTGTATCGTAGATTTCAGAAAtccgatttcttcttcttctagcAGTACACTTTTTAGTGAAAAAAATTGGTATTTTTGTCACCTTCATTAATTAAGCCATAATCTTTTAGCTCTTTGAGCCTAATATTCAGCTTTTTTAATGGTAGCATCCAACAGATCAATTTTGAGAGCAGTTCTTCTATCATAGTCCTCTTTAGAGAGAATATTTTGAGATTCCATAGAATCAATCTTGTCAATCTTTGATCTCTAAAGCATTATATCTTGATCTTTTGCACATGTTCTTTCAAACTGTCgagattttatatttttagcAAGCTACTTAAGCCTTTTCATAGAAGAATATCCGGGGTAGCCATCTTTCATACTTTCTGTCCACCATCTAGTAATGACCCTTTGAAAGCACTCTTCCTTATTCCAAACATCGTTAAGTCTAAAAGAAGCTGGCCCCCATGTGAGGCTAGGAGATTCAAAGATGATTGGGAAGTGGTCTAAGGTGATTCTGGTAAGCAGCTTACAATGATGAGAAGAGAATCTTTGCTCCCATCCTGAAGAGTATAAAAATCTATCCAACCTTGATAGAACAGGAACATCCCTCATATTAGACCAAGTGAAGAAACCATTAATAAGAGGGGGGACAATAATATTAAGATTATgaataagataattaaatttattcaTGCTGAATTTAGCTGGATTGATGAATGATATTTCTGATCTCCATCTCACTACATTGAAATCACCACCTAAGAGCCAGTTGGAACAACAAGAAAGGGATAAGTTGTTAAGTTCCTCTCGTAAGTatctctttattttttctattgaCAGCCCATAAACAGCAGTGAGCCACCAACTATAACCATCATGCTCAATGATGTTTGTTGAAATAAAGAAAGATCTTTCTATAAAGTTGACCACATTATGTTTTAAATCATCCTACATTAATAGAACACCACCAGATCTTCCTTCAGCTTTTTTAAAAAGCCATTTAATGCTAATAGAACTTCATAAAGATTTGATAATTCTATTGCACATAGTAAGCAATTTAGTTTCagaaagataaacaaaattagaaGAGTAGCtagaaatttctttttttatttgagtTATTTTAATGGGAATAGTTAATCCCACTTACATTCCAGGAAAGTATTTTCATGGGGAACTATTGGATCCTGAGGGCTCGTAGCCAATTTCAACATTGTTATAACTTTCCATCTTGATCTTGGAGATGCTAGCATTGTTGTCAAAAGCAGGAGCAAGTTTGAGATTGTTGTCTTTGAACCAAGAGATGAgttattttttgaaaagatctTCATTGATATCTTTATTGCCAATCCATCTATCAGATTGCTTTTCTTCTTCACTGTCCACCAAAGTGACCAAACTGTCTCTGATGATCTCAAACTGAGTTAGGGAGATTTTTATTAGTGTCATCAAAGGGAGAGCCAGGACTTGAAATGTGTTCAACGTCCATTTCATCAGCTAAGGGTGATATGTTTACCAACTCCACTATAAGATTTATGgccttctcttttcttcctgGTGAGTCTTTAATAGGCTTAGGATTGAGCTCAATGGCTTTGGTGCTATTGATTTGGACTCTATAAACCACTCTTggactcttcttcttctgcatGAATTTGTTTTTTGGTGGGCTGATTTTTAATGGTTTGAGAGGTCCTGTCAAGGCATGATGGGCTTTCTCTGTATGTTGAGCTTTCAATTCGAAGAGGTTTGGCAATGACATTCTCTTGGTTATAGAAAAAACTTTTATTCTTGGGGGAGAGGAAACTCACTTTTCTTCTAAGATTTGTGGTTTGTTGAGGCCAACCCGGTTGATCAGAATAGACCACAATACCCTTTTCTTTGTCCATTTTCCCTGATATGATTGATTTGAACCTGCCATCATTGCCCATACCTCCatcaaaatttagaaattattatGGCCTTGGACTTTGAGTCAGAACAATTTGAATTTGTCATTCGTTTGTCACTATTCTGGTCATGCTTTGATGGCTTCCTTTGTTTTCTGTTCTTCTTCTCCGTGAGATAGCAACAAATCTAATAAAGGAGTAATTTTCAACTTCAAAATCAAACTCATCAAATTCTGACGAAGCTTGCCTAGTGAAAGAGCCATGGATGTTTGCATTTCTCTCTTTAAACAATCTTCCTTTAGTGTAGGAGTTTGTATGAACTGTAAGGATGTTACCTTTATCATCTGTGATGTTGATCTGAGCTGGAATGAAGCTCGTATAGTTGTGTCTAACCTTAAGACGAGCTTTAATTAAGTCAGTTTTTTCCCATTGTTAATTTAAAGACTTCAACTAATCCTCCACAAGCATCTCCTATCTGTTTAAAGGAGTGCATATTTCAGGTAGCTAAGGGGAGACCTCTGAAACTAGTCCATCCTCCATAGTTAGGAACTAATTTGGGGTAGGCATGTAACTCTTCTGTCCAAATCTcaaatttgatataaaatttTCCAAGTACAGTAGTCCAGTCTCTATTGCTACATAAAAGTCTAACCTACTCCTTTTCTTGCAGAAAGATGATGGCTTTTTCAGCATGGAAGGGCTGTTACGTGAACTTGGATTCAATTTGCTTGGACATCTTCTCAAAAATTCTATCCCAATCATCGTGCATGTACCTTTTAGTGATTATCATCGTGTTTTCCCAATCAATATGTGCTTCTTCATAGAGTCCAATTCTTGATATTTTCACTATTAGTAGAGCTATCATCACTTGAGCTTTCTAAAGATTGAATTTTTGCATACGATctcttttttgtatttttgcCATCAGTGTAGGAATCACAAGAAGAGGTGTTGGTGTGAGCTTCTCTACAAGTTTGGCCTTAGAAAGGTATTTTTCTGCTTCATCCTTGTAGTTAAgcatattgaaaaaaattatccAACTCGTTAGCTCTACACTCTCTGGGACCAGTAAACACCCCTTTCTGCCTTTATCATCCACCTCAAAGATCTCAACAAGGTGTTCTTTCTTGTTTTGAGTTTTGCTCAGCCATAGGCATTGTCCATTTCCTCGGTTTTCCATAAAAACTTATTGTTTCTTAGAGTGTTGAACAGAGCATTGACTGCTTTTTTCAACCATGAGAGCTCATCCGGGGTTATGACTATAATATAGGTTTTGTGGGCACTATATTCGGTGATCAGGAATCTTGTACTTGCCTTCTTGTTCAGCTCGAgtaaaaactcttttttttttttcaacttgaCAGTATCTAGGGAAGATTTTGGAAAGCGAAGATGAACTTTCAGAAAAAAGTTTgtaaaatttgataaaaaaaagtgTTGAATGGTAAAAccaaagataaaataaaaccaaacttaaattaaataaagttataaaaaatcaaataataataaaaatctaAAATGAGCCAAACTTAATTACCATATGGGTTTAAGGTACACAATTCCCCACACATATCAAAACTCTAAGGTCAAAATTTTTGAAATGTACAATTCAAATAACCTAAGGGTTAAAATGGTACATTTCTAAAAGCCTCATATTTTAGAGAGAGAGATCCGAGTACTTAAGCAAGACGGCGTTTGCAGGCCATCTTCCAAATTCCAACTCCATTATTGCAAATCTAATAATAACTTCTCTaccctctctttctttcacttTTGCCCTAAACccgaaaaagggaaaaaagaaaaaaaaaaaaaactttggaGCTAGTCCATTTTATTAGTGATATTTATATTAATGGCGAAATTGGAGGTGGAAAAACAATATTAAGTGGGTAGGAATTATGACGGAGTTGTTCTATTTAGATCGGAAGCAAGAAGATGATCCAGAAAATCAAAGAACAAGATCAGAACAGCAGTTGTTTTTGTATAATGGTAGATCAAATAATCCACAACAGATCTACTCCAAAGAATTCCAGATATGGCCGCAGTACTATTCTCACAACCATCATCTTCCAAACCAAAATGTTGAGAATTACATTTCCTTTGGTGTGGGGCCTAGTAGAAGATCCAGCTTGATGATCAATGCCTTTGATCATGACTTTGTTTCGAGATCAGGGTTTACGATGACGAGACATAGTGGCGGAGGAGGTGGCGGTGGGATGAATTGTCAAGATTGTGGGAATCAAGCTAAGAAGGATTGTTCCCATTTGAGATGTAGGACTTGTTGTAAGAGTCGAGGGTTTCATTGTCAAACTCATGTCAAAAGTACTTGGGTTCCAGCTGCAAAACGTCGTGAACGACAACAACAACGTCATCAACAATTACGAGCGGATCAATCTTCAGATCAGACTGTTCCCAAAATTCATAGAGCAAATCAACCGTCTCTCACTCCTACTATCACTTCAGGTAATCATTCGTCTTAACTAAACTCATAATCAAAAGCTGATgggttataataatatttttttggttCAGCCAACATTTGTGGTTGGATGTGATGCTGTAGCGacttaaaattttagtttctcCCTAGACGTTGAAAGTTCGATAACCATCCATCTCTGTAATTAAGGTGGTTTTCGTTTAACTTCTTCTAATCAAGGTTGGTTTGAAAAATTAGGGTTAGAACTTGGAAACTTTCAAGGTGAATTCAATTCGTCAGCTGTTTTTCGATGCGTCAAAGTTAGCGCGATTGACAATGTAGAAGAACAATTAGCATATCAAACAGCAGTGAACATTGGTGGACATATGTTCAAAGGAATTCTTTACGACCAAGGTCCagaaaacaaccaaattaaTTTGAGCTCAGGCGGTGACGGAGAAAATGATGGGCAAGGGCTAGATTTGGTGATCGGAGCATCAAACTGCAGTGGGAGAGTGAATAACCAATCCACTCCATTTGTGGAATCTTCATTGTATCCCATCCCAATCAACTCATTCAACAACGGTACGCAATTTTTCCCTTCTTCTAGAACATGAAAGAACAAAAGGGATTCAAGTTGAATTCATAAAATTAGGAAAAAACTCAATGGTTTTATGGTGGATGTTTAATTTATGTATTGAGTTAAGTTgattatgatgatgatgataattgGATTGAAATTTGGAGGCTATGTATTGCATTATTATGTTTGCGTTGGTTCCCATATGTATCATAATAAGTGATTTAATGTAATGTTAAATAAAAAGTGAAAAAGGCGAATGTTTTGGTTGGCAAGTACTGTTTGTGCGGCTGAAGCGGCGcttagaaaaaggaaaaaaaacaaaaagagagagagagagagagattagtGAAATTTTTGTAGGTGTGGAACTCGAAGTTGCTTTAACGCAGTTTAATCGGCCAGAGTTGCTGGGAGGGAACAAAGCATGGTCAACTATACAACTACATTACGTGTTCGGTTACCTATCcaaaaacatatttatatgaTTTCTTGCAAATTAATAAACTACTTCAACAtttcttttagttgttttaCTCTTGAGATTTTGGTTATGTAAAATTTATGTTTATGagtttaatttcaaaaaattataataagatCATTAATTATTATCAAACAACGTTCAAAtatttagattttaattttaattggaCCATATTTTGTTAGTTAAACTTGAGGAACGTGGATTAGTGTTTTAATGCTTCTTCACGCAGTGCAACTGTGTTTGTGCACGTGTCATGATTACGTgctaattattaattaatcaaCATTAGCTGCTACAATCTCTATTTGATCTCTATAATCTatactttattttgtattaatttgtagaattttatgtcttaaaaacaacaaaaagcgactgttttcttttctaattgTTTCGAGCTTATCCATACGATTGTCCGTACCTTCTCATGATTGGTTTCTCCTAATAGAAGACAATTGAAGTTCTTATTTTGCCTTTTTATGTTCTTGTAGGACACTGTCCATTCTTAATTAGTTTctgtatttttttattaaataaataagtagtACCATTAATGCTTTTCATCTccttttttcctattttttagACATATGACTAGGGTTTTTTCTACCGGACAGCAGGGGATGAGCATTGATCAAACCGACTATTATCGGTTGAGTAAATATTCAAATAGAATCAATCAAgtctttaattctttttttaaaatgttgtccGTTTGAAAAAATTCAAATGGACACCGATTAAACTTTTCATTATTTTTGGTCAACTACATTTTTTTCAGTCAACTTGCTTTGTTGAACTATCGTGTTCAACTTTTAGGATAAAGGGTGTTCTTTAGAATTTTGATTGTTATGAATTATGTATCATGAATGTTTATATTAATTTGAGTTTTTGCATCTTTTTAAATTGACTTTgggttttttcctttttttaatatattaagtTAAAGAGAATTTTGATGAGGTCTTTTTTATTTGgaggttggaaattttttatcTCTAATCTTTATGATTTTGTACTACAAAAATTTACATTTTAATTTAAATGCTTTAACCGTAGAATTTTGAGCTAATTACTAATTTGTTCATGATTAATTTTAAGGTGAGAAAATTACtaattttactatttattaagGGGTATTTGTAAAAATAGCATAAAAAGGATAATAGGGTtcatattaatattttttaaattgtaaaagtagcaaattttAAAGTGAATAGTGATTTGATATTCTTTTGATATATAGTCATCTGATATATTCAATTATTAGTCTGATATTCTTTTGATATATAATCATctgatatatttaattattagtcatatttacaatacgaaaaaaaaaaagtgttatggactgcttttttctaaatttctttatcatctgatgcaattttcatttattaattTACATGTGCTCTGATAAGAATatcttaaatgaaaaacaagaagaaatttcGTATCGATCCTTATAAAATAGgtagatatatgtatatacataaagcaagttatattgtgtatccaacatgaatattaaaaaagaaaaagttgaaggacttaaattttgtaaataaaaataGTTACTTTAGGCTAAATTACAATATTTGTTTTGGAAGAAAGATAGTAATAATTAAACTGCATGTGAGAAATATATTAGGTGGAGAGAAGTGGGGTACAACAAAATACGCCTAATTAGGAGCAATGGAAGAAGAATATCACAATTAGCAAAGGGCTTTGATCCTAgctaatatatatatgtatgtaccAAATTGTTGCTAAGGAGATGGCATTGGTCACAcaaaatatgattaattaatttatctCTCCATCCAATGATAAGGTTCCATAGAACCATGACAAACAGTCTTGAGAGAGGGCAAGAGTGAAGTACAACTTTTGAGTAGAGTGAAATACTAGAGGGTTGTATTATTGTTCCAACCACTACACTGTGTGCTAATAAACACCCTATATGACACAGTAACAACGCTTTCTTGTCACACTCATAATTTTGTTCTTTCATTCTTACTATATACTATATAGTATAGTATAGGCATTTCCAGTCCCaagtcttttctttttttttttcttcaacgaaTCAAAACCCAGATGCTTTTCGTGGATTTTTAATTTCCAGCTTTTTCTCCATCACTCTCCCATCAGATTCCCATAATCCTTGATTCTAtcccttttatttttttaatttgacaaTAAACTTcatcttttattatatatatttgagcACCTGAAAACACAGGAGACACCAAGAAGAACAAGTTTAAGGTGTGTGAAAGTGAAGTTAGATTGAATTAAGAATTAAAGGTTGGGGAGTTCTTCACAATTTTTGCTCCATgggatttctttctttcttttttctttctttctttcttttttctttctttaatgacTTTGCAAATATCTTAACGTACGTTGATATGAGATTGTTCTTTTTGAGAATTGAATTTTTATGGTCTTTTATTGTTTCACCTAAAAGGTAtcatactaatactaataggtatcttcatctatatatTCATGAtcaagatttgaaaaaaaaaattatgtttataattattaatgaaattaaaattggataattttaatagattaatttataaaaaaagagtaaaatgCATTTTTAATCTAAGAGGTTTAAACTTGATGTGAATTGGTCTatattgtacatgcattagaattaacAGTACTACATGATATAGAAGGTTAACTTACATGTCGGTTACATATCTTGTAATTGATTTTGATGTCGTTCTTAACAAGTCAAGGTAAAACATTGTATCCTCATACGCATTTATGGCAAGCAGTATCCAATGGCCCCTAATTATACTTTTCTGGTGGAACTTGAAGCAACTGTGGTTCATCTTTACGCGACATGATATATTTCGTTGTTAGCCAATTCTTAAATTGACAAAACGAAATACCTGCAGTTTGGAGAATATTTTTCCTAGGTTTTGGATCAATGACGAATGCAGTCTAAATAATTAAAAGCACTTAGTAAAATGTTCATACATCAAGAACATTATCAATATAAGcacattaaaattatatatacctGAACCGTAGTCAATATCTTATCTTTCAGTTCTGCAGACACACTTTTCCAAGACGTATATGTGATAGGGGCATGATAATGTGTTGCAGACCCTATGAAAGAGTTTAACTTAGCTTCATTCTCACCAACAGGTGCTCCTTCTTCGTTGAACCTCACCACCTTCTTCTCTCCTAAACTTTTAATGCAAGTTATATCAAACATAATAGTAGGTCCTCGTGGTCTGTTTAATTATTTTGGGGTTTCATTTCCAATACCAATCTCTTTTTCCTCATCCTCAATTCCAAATGTTGCGTTCAACTCACCACCAAGTTCTTCATTAAAATCGCTCATATGGGTGTCCATGGTATGCGAAGGCTAtcaatcaaaatgaagaaacaattagcatgatatacaagttttaaataataaataacgAAATGAGATAAATGAACATGATAACTTTTATTTCGGACAAAGTCTTCAAAACacatcttttttcttcctttgtaagaGTATAACATGCAGGAGAaatgaatattttcttctcactaCTAATAGGGGCAAGCTACAGTTGAAGTTTTAGATCAACTAAATCGCGTCTAATATTCAACCCATCCTTATTTTTACCAAGAATATCAAGAAGCGTACCTAAGATA encodes:
- the LOC103503903 gene encoding protein EXPRESSION OF TERPENOIDS 1 isoform X1, producing MLNLAGLMNDISDLHLTTLKSPPKSQLEQQERDKLLSSSHRKQEDDPENQRTRSEQQLFLYNGRSNNPQQIYSKEFQIWPQYYSHNHHLPNQNVENYISFGVGPSRRSSLMINAFDHDFVSRSGFTMTRHSGGGGGGGMNCQDCGNQAKKDCSHLRCRTCCKSRGFHCQTHVKSTWVPAAKRRERQQQRHQQLRADQSSDQTVPKIHRANQPSLTPTITSGLELGNFQGEFNSSAVFRCVKVSAIDNVEEQLAYQTAVNIGGHMFKGILYDQGPENNQINLSSGGDGENDGQGLDLVIGASNCSGRVNNQSTPFVESSLYPIPINSFNNGTQFFPSSRT
- the LOC103503903 gene encoding protein SHI RELATED SEQUENCE 3 isoform X2 is translated as MTELFYLDRKQEDDPENQRTRSEQQLFLYNGRSNNPQQIYSKEFQIWPQYYSHNHHLPNQNVENYISFGVGPSRRSSLMINAFDHDFVSRSGFTMTRHSGGGGGGGMNCQDCGNQAKKDCSHLRCRTCCKSRGFHCQTHVKSTWVPAAKRRERQQQRHQQLRADQSSDQTVPKIHRANQPSLTPTITSGLELGNFQGEFNSSAVFRCVKVSAIDNVEEQLAYQTAVNIGGHMFKGILYDQGPENNQINLSSGGDGENDGQGLDLVIGASNCSGRVNNQSTPFVESSLYPIPINSFNNGTQFFPSSRT